In the Mycolicibacterium thermoresistibile genome, one interval contains:
- a CDS encoding ESX secretion-associated protein EspG codes for MRPDAVPDTGSGPNAIELTVEQAWYLAEELDAGGYPWVLAVTPPYSDPADAAEFRSDQRDELTGLGVLDADGRVGDTVARWVRTVCRPDRWLDLRFVTGVGDILRGVVARRDDRTVVALRNAELITFTAMAIDHPQALVPVLTAGLANRPPARFATFALPADAGARADERIRNGADLAEVMEFLGIPLSARPVVEAAFDHRRRYVEIVAGERANGNQLSTEVGVSIVDTALGRVLVSPEQAFDGEWVSTFEPGTTDSIAAAVERLIATLPGGTWFPHLARARDFDHRTEMQRRGPCPTTP; via the coding sequence GTGCGGCCTGATGCTGTGCCGGACACCGGATCCGGGCCGAACGCGATCGAGCTCACCGTCGAGCAGGCGTGGTATCTCGCCGAGGAACTCGACGCGGGCGGCTACCCGTGGGTGCTGGCGGTCACACCGCCGTACAGCGACCCGGCCGACGCCGCGGAGTTCCGCTCCGATCAGCGTGATGAGCTGACCGGACTCGGTGTGCTCGACGCGGACGGCCGGGTCGGCGACACGGTGGCGCGGTGGGTGCGCACGGTGTGCCGCCCCGACCGCTGGCTCGATCTGCGGTTCGTCACCGGGGTCGGCGACATCCTGCGCGGTGTCGTCGCACGCCGGGACGACCGCACGGTGGTGGCGCTGCGCAACGCCGAACTGATCACGTTCACCGCGATGGCCATCGACCATCCGCAGGCGTTGGTGCCGGTGCTCACGGCGGGCCTGGCGAACCGCCCGCCGGCCCGGTTCGCCACCTTCGCGCTGCCCGCCGATGCCGGGGCCCGCGCCGACGAACGGATCCGCAACGGGGCGGACCTGGCGGAGGTGATGGAGTTCCTGGGGATCCCGCTGTCGGCCCGGCCGGTGGTGGAGGCCGCCTTCGACCACCGCCGCCGCTACGTGGAAATCGTCGCGGGCGAACGGGCCAACGGCAATCAGCTCAGCACCGAGGTCGGCGTCAGCATCGTCGACACCGCGCTGGGCCGGGTGCTGGTCAGCCCCGAGCAGGCGTTCGACGGGGAATGGGTGTCCACCTTCGAACCCGGCACCACCGACTCGATCGCCGCCGCGGTGGAACGGCTCATCGCCACGCTGCCCGGCGGAACCTGGTTCCCGCACCTGGCCCGCGCCCGTGACTTCGACCACCGAACCGAAATGCAGAGAAGAGGACCATGTCCGACAACACCGTGA
- a CDS encoding phosphatase PAP2 family protein translates to MNRRTVGLIGSAVAAVVVYGLLWFATAHGWDRLARLDAAALSAAHDFGADRPAWVMSWAVFCTVLGPMAFRLAALIAVVAAVRRRSPRVAVFLLATVVFNGVLIEGAKWLADRPRPATALVPAWSTAFPSGHAVGVLLAVLALLTVFWPKIDRRAGWTLAAAVVVFAIGAGRVVLNVHHPSDVLAGWALGYAWFVGCYLGCLRPTWPDRPARAEPVTGGARTPAGPDSAP, encoded by the coding sequence GTGAACCGGCGGACGGTGGGGCTGATCGGTTCGGCGGTGGCCGCCGTCGTGGTGTACGGGCTGCTGTGGTTCGCCACCGCACACGGCTGGGACCGGCTGGCCCGGCTGGACGCCGCGGCGCTGTCGGCGGCCCACGACTTCGGCGCCGACCGGCCCGCCTGGGTGATGAGCTGGGCGGTGTTCTGCACGGTGCTGGGGCCGATGGCGTTCCGGCTGGCCGCGCTGATCGCGGTGGTGGCGGCCGTCCGCCGGCGCAGCCCGCGGGTGGCGGTGTTCCTGCTGGCCACCGTCGTGTTCAACGGCGTGCTGATCGAGGGCGCCAAATGGCTGGCGGACCGGCCGCGTCCCGCCACCGCGCTGGTACCGGCGTGGTCGACGGCGTTCCCGTCCGGCCACGCGGTCGGGGTGCTGCTCGCGGTGCTGGCGTTGCTGACGGTGTTCTGGCCGAAGATCGACCGGCGAGCCGGGTGGACGCTGGCCGCCGCGGTGGTCGTGTTCGCCATCGGTGCCGGCCGGGTGGTGCTCAATGTGCACCATCCCTCCGATGTCCTCGCCGGCTGGGCGCTGGGCTACGCCTGGTTTGTGGGCTGCTATCTGGGATGTCTGCGGCCGACGTGGCCGGACCGGCCGGCGCGGGCAGAACCCGTCACGGGAGGGGCCCGAACACCGGCAGGGCCCGATAGCGCACCCTGA
- a CDS encoding nuclear transport factor 2 family protein gives MSDIDEIKQLKYRYLRALDTKNWDEFASTLTEDVSGDYGESLGSEHAFSDRDSLVNFMRTSLGPEIITEHRVTHPEITVDGDEATGIWYLQDRVIAPDFNFMLIGAAFYRDRYRRTADGWKICATGYDRTYDASMTLENLNFQLKPGRALNI, from the coding sequence ATGAGCGACATCGACGAGATCAAGCAGCTCAAGTACCGGTACCTGCGCGCGCTGGACACCAAGAACTGGGACGAGTTCGCGTCGACCCTGACCGAGGACGTCTCCGGCGACTACGGTGAGTCACTCGGTTCCGAGCACGCCTTCTCCGACCGGGACTCCCTGGTGAACTTCATGCGGACGTCGCTGGGACCGGAGATCATCACCGAACACCGGGTGACCCATCCGGAGATCACCGTCGACGGCGACGAGGCGACCGGCATCTGGTATCTGCAGGACCGGGTGATCGCCCCGGATTTCAACTTCATGCTGATCGGCGCGGCGTTCTACCGGGACCGCTACCGGCGCACCGCCGACGGCTGGAAGATCTGCGCGACCGGCTACGACCGCACCTACGACGCCTCGATGACGCTGGAGAACCTGAACTTTCAGCTGAAACCCGGTCGTGCACTGAATATCTGA
- the eccD gene encoding type VII secretion integral membrane protein EccD: protein MSDNTVMPIVRVAVLAAGDDGGRLTEMALPAELPLREILPAVQQMAAPTEDGADVPDAVRLSLAPIGGAPFSLDATLQTVGVVDGDLLALQPIPSGPPAPRIVEDIADAAVIFSAARTRPWSPAHIARAAAVALIGLILAASALSVAHRILTGDVLGLFVVSGVAVATVLAALLARPRSIPLAAALSVAALVPVGAAFALAVPGDFGAPHLLLAAAGVTAWSIISITVAERSVAVFTTASVLGVATMAAAAAATLWEPSWVVLGCGLIVLGLLVTVQAAQLSAMFARFPLPVIPAPGDPTPSAQPLRVLEDLPRRVRVGDSHQTGLIAAGVLLSVAGSVALVAPPGASGWAWYVVVAAAAGSTLRARVWDAASCKLWLLSHSYLITVALLIGFTVTERYPAAWLALAVLALLVTVWAVVVAYPRIASPDSYSLPMRRLTGFLATALDASLIPVMAYLVGLFSWVLNR, encoded by the coding sequence ATGTCCGACAACACCGTGATGCCCATCGTGCGCGTCGCCGTACTGGCGGCCGGTGACGACGGCGGGCGTCTCACCGAGATGGCGTTGCCCGCCGAGTTGCCGCTGCGCGAGATCCTGCCCGCGGTCCAACAGATGGCGGCGCCCACCGAGGACGGCGCCGACGTCCCCGATGCGGTGCGGCTGAGCCTGGCGCCGATCGGCGGCGCCCCGTTCAGTCTGGACGCAACCTTGCAGACGGTGGGTGTCGTCGACGGGGATCTGCTGGCGCTGCAGCCGATTCCGAGCGGCCCGCCGGCGCCCCGCATCGTGGAGGACATCGCCGACGCCGCGGTCATCTTCTCCGCCGCGCGCACCCGGCCGTGGAGCCCGGCCCACATCGCCCGGGCGGCGGCCGTCGCGCTGATCGGCCTGATCCTGGCGGCCTCCGCGCTGTCGGTGGCGCATCGGATCCTGACCGGAGATGTGCTGGGGTTGTTCGTGGTCAGCGGGGTCGCGGTCGCCACCGTGCTGGCGGCGCTGCTGGCCCGCCCCCGCTCCATCCCGCTCGCCGCGGCGCTGTCGGTCGCCGCGCTGGTGCCGGTCGGGGCGGCGTTCGCCCTCGCGGTGCCCGGTGATTTCGGCGCGCCGCATCTGCTGCTGGCCGCCGCCGGTGTGACGGCCTGGTCGATCATCAGCATCACGGTGGCCGAACGGTCGGTGGCGGTGTTCACCACCGCCTCGGTGCTCGGTGTCGCCACGATGGCCGCCGCGGCCGCCGCCACCCTGTGGGAACCGTCCTGGGTGGTGCTCGGATGCGGTCTGATCGTGCTGGGACTGCTGGTCACCGTGCAGGCCGCGCAGCTGTCCGCGATGTTCGCCCGGTTCCCGCTGCCGGTCATCCCCGCCCCGGGCGATCCCACCCCGTCGGCGCAGCCCCTGCGGGTGCTGGAGGATCTGCCCCGCCGGGTGCGGGTCGGTGACTCCCATCAGACCGGTCTGATCGCCGCCGGGGTGCTGCTGTCGGTGGCCGGTTCGGTGGCTCTGGTCGCCCCGCCCGGGGCGTCCGGCTGGGCCTGGTACGTCGTGGTCGCCGCGGCCGCCGGTTCGACACTGCGGGCCCGGGTGTGGGATGCGGCGTCGTGCAAGCTGTGGCTGCTGTCGCACAGCTATCTGATCACCGTCGCGCTGCTGATCGGTTTCACCGTCACCGAGCGGTACCCGGCCGCGTGGCTGGCGTTGGCCGTGCTGGCGCTGCTGGTGACGGTGTGGGCGGTGGTCGTCGCCTACCCGAGGATCGCCTCCCCGGACAGCTATTCGCTGCCGATGCGGCGGCTGACCGGATTCCTGGCCACCGCGCTGGACGCATCCCTGATCCCGGTGATGGCCTATCTGGTGGGGCTGTTCAGTTGGGTGCTCAATCGGTGA
- a CDS encoding alpha/beta hydrolase family protein: MGDSQSTAPVDPSFPVPDVPGADAGAGGLPRRADLTLAQRITVDASLAADLALRTAVASLIGTTMLPPFVGALLNRDASRAERRHLRFYAELAEQRDPARAFPAPTTVPRVTTRPANPVAEFVARGHVHNIRFDSDFEAINPELRDRCRGYRRNNVVRAQHWRHSDGPRPTLCVIHGFMGSAYLANGLFLSLPWFYRSGYDVLLYTLPFHGRRAERNSPFSGYGFFAHGLAGFAEAMAQAVHDFRSLMNYLEFTGVDRIALTGISLGGYTSALLAAVDDRIQAVIPNVPVVTPQAAFDDWFPANKLVALTNAVTAIDRELAGAAGMYHSPLNYRPLVPKERRLIITGLGDRFAPPQQAELLWKHWDRCAFHWFPGNHLLHVSQPDYLRRMTRFLGDVMFG, translated from the coding sequence GTGGGTGATTCGCAATCAACCGCCCCGGTTGATCCGTCCTTTCCGGTCCCGGACGTCCCCGGTGCCGATGCCGGCGCCGGCGGGTTGCCACGGCGTGCGGACCTGACGTTGGCCCAGCGCATCACCGTCGACGCCTCGCTGGCCGCCGACCTCGCATTGCGCACCGCGGTCGCATCGCTGATCGGCACGACGATGCTGCCGCCTTTCGTCGGGGCGCTGCTGAACCGCGATGCCTCCCGGGCCGAACGCAGACATCTGCGGTTCTACGCCGAACTGGCCGAACAACGCGACCCGGCCAGGGCGTTCCCGGCGCCGACGACGGTGCCGCGGGTGACGACCCGGCCGGCCAATCCGGTCGCCGAATTCGTGGCCCGCGGCCACGTCCACAACATCCGGTTCGACAGCGACTTCGAGGCGATCAACCCGGAACTGCGGGACCGGTGCCGGGGATATCGACGCAACAACGTGGTGCGGGCCCAGCACTGGCGCCACAGCGACGGGCCCCGGCCCACCCTGTGCGTGATCCACGGGTTCATGGGGTCGGCCTATCTGGCCAACGGGTTGTTCCTGTCGCTGCCGTGGTTCTACCGCTCCGGCTACGACGTGCTGCTCTACACGCTGCCGTTCCACGGCCGGCGCGCCGAGAGGAACTCGCCGTTCAGCGGATACGGCTTCTTCGCTCACGGCCTCGCCGGTTTCGCCGAGGCGATGGCCCAGGCGGTGCACGACTTCCGCTCGCTGATGAACTATCTGGAGTTCACCGGTGTCGACCGCATCGCGTTGACCGGCATCTCGCTGGGCGGCTACACCTCCGCGCTGCTCGCCGCCGTCGACGACCGGATCCAGGCGGTGATCCCGAACGTTCCGGTGGTCACCCCGCAGGCGGCGTTCGACGACTGGTTCCCGGCCAACAAACTGGTGGCGCTGACCAACGCCGTGACCGCCATCGACCGCGAATTGGCCGGCGCGGCAGGGATGTACCACTCACCGCTGAACTACCGGCCGCTGGTCCCCAAGGAGCGACGGCTGATCATCACCGGACTCGGTGACCGGTTCGCCCCACCGCAGCAGGCCGAACTGTTGTGGAAGCACTGGGACCGCTGCGCATTCCACTGGTTTCCGGGCAATCACCTGCTGCACGTGAGTCAGCCGGACTATCTGCGCCGGATGACCCGGTTCCTCGGCGATGTCATGTTCGGCTGA
- the mycP gene encoding type VII secretion-associated serine protease mycosin: MRPGRNSGGRVSRAGAAALAVLLIGAPSAAAITPPEIDPQEPPPAGTAGPAAPMAQRGACVATAVLPGTDPAAVSPNLTALNLSDAWRYSRGEGQLVAVIDTGVQPGPRLPDVEPGGDYVQNGDGLTDCDGHGTAVAGLIAGQPGPDGFSGVAPAARLLAIRQTSNHFAPTDAGADPVVTRAGLDVLNMARAVVRAADLGARVITISTATCLPADNTVAQSQLGAALRYAAVERDAVIVAAAGDVRSGGPTGTACRSNPLGDLSRPDDPRDWAGVGSVSIPSWWQPYVLSVGSLNTAGQPSDFTMSGPWVGVAAPGEDIASVSNAPGGGLANALPRGQDQQLAPLAGTGYAAGYVAGVAALVRSRYPELTAAQVVHRITATAQGAARSPSNLIGAGRVDPVAALTWDVPTEPETTGPAAKPVAAPPEPEAADNTPKIVAFAGVGVIALLLVVAAAVAAHRRKDSQT, from the coding sequence ATGAGGCCGGGGCGGAATTCGGGCGGCCGGGTGTCGCGGGCCGGTGCCGCGGCGCTGGCGGTGCTGCTGATCGGCGCACCGAGCGCGGCGGCGATCACCCCGCCGGAGATCGATCCGCAGGAGCCGCCGCCCGCCGGCACCGCCGGACCCGCCGCGCCGATGGCGCAGCGCGGCGCCTGCGTCGCCACCGCGGTGCTGCCCGGAACCGACCCGGCAGCGGTGAGCCCGAACCTGACCGCGCTGAACCTGTCCGACGCGTGGCGGTACAGCCGCGGAGAAGGACAGCTCGTCGCGGTCATCGACACCGGGGTCCAACCCGGCCCGCGGCTGCCCGACGTCGAGCCGGGTGGGGACTACGTGCAGAACGGCGACGGGCTCACCGACTGTGACGGTCACGGCACCGCGGTGGCCGGTCTGATCGCGGGCCAACCCGGGCCGGACGGGTTCAGCGGCGTCGCGCCGGCCGCCCGGCTGCTCGCCATACGCCAGACCTCGAACCACTTCGCCCCGACCGATGCGGGGGCCGACCCGGTGGTCACCCGGGCCGGACTGGACGTGCTCAACATGGCCCGCGCGGTGGTGCGGGCAGCCGACCTCGGCGCCCGGGTCATCACCATCTCGACGGCCACCTGTCTGCCCGCCGACAACACCGTGGCCCAGTCCCAGCTCGGCGCCGCGTTGCGGTACGCCGCGGTGGAGCGGGACGCGGTGATCGTCGCCGCCGCCGGCGATGTCCGCTCCGGCGGGCCGACCGGCACGGCCTGCCGGTCCAACCCGTTGGGCGATCTCAGCCGCCCCGACGATCCGCGCGACTGGGCCGGTGTCGGCTCGGTGTCGATCCCGTCGTGGTGGCAACCGTATGTGCTGTCGGTCGGTTCGCTGAACACCGCCGGACAGCCGTCCGACTTCACGATGTCCGGACCGTGGGTCGGGGTGGCGGCACCCGGTGAGGACATCGCCTCGGTGAGCAACGCGCCCGGCGGCGGGCTGGCCAACGCGCTGCCCCGCGGCCAGGACCAGCAGCTCGCCCCGCTGGCCGGAACCGGTTATGCCGCGGGCTATGTGGCCGGGGTGGCGGCACTGGTGCGCAGCCGGTATCCGGAGCTCACCGCCGCGCAGGTGGTACACCGCATCACCGCCACCGCACAGGGCGCCGCCCGCTCCCCGTCCAACCTGATCGGCGCCGGCCGGGTCGATCCGGTCGCGGCGCTCACCTGGGATGTGCCGACCGAACCCGAAACGACCGGGCCCGCGGCCAAACCCGTCGCCGCACCGCCGGAGCCCGAAGCGGCCGACAACACACCGAAGATCGTGGCGTTCGCCGGGGTCGGCGTCATCGCGCTGCTGCTGGTGGTCGCCGCCGCGGTAGCCGCGCACCGACGAAAGGATTCCCAGACATGA
- the eccE gene encoding type VII secretion protein EccE, with product MTARIALAALFVVAAAMAYPWQTTFDRWVLGVAVAVVVLSFIGWRGMFLTTMVRRRLAMWRRRRRTEPAQDDPTTATVVLRVDSAGNRDELPLDVIAGYRDRYGIRAHGVRVTSRDRDGGRTTWVSIIIRAVDNLDALRARSPRIPLQETSEVAARRLADHLREMGWHATIVDATDAPALDGKETWRGLRDESGHLAAYRITVDDRLPETLADLWDGSAAEVWTAIEFSGTTAHPMITAGCALRSEKKPEAAGPLPALTPQRGLHRPALEALAPTSGRRLPGEPVPLPDGLLDSLFWPVRGVRSTARQRRTARQVETESVDTAPVSRT from the coding sequence ATGACGGCCCGAATCGCGCTGGCAGCACTGTTCGTGGTGGCGGCCGCCATGGCCTATCCGTGGCAGACCACCTTCGACCGGTGGGTGCTCGGGGTCGCTGTCGCAGTCGTCGTGCTGTCGTTCATCGGTTGGCGCGGAATGTTTCTCACCACGATGGTGCGCCGCCGGCTGGCGATGTGGCGGCGCCGCAGGCGGACCGAGCCGGCGCAGGACGACCCGACCACCGCGACCGTGGTGCTGCGGGTCGACTCCGCGGGGAACCGCGACGAACTGCCGCTGGACGTGATCGCCGGCTACCGCGACCGCTACGGCATCCGGGCGCACGGCGTCCGCGTCACCAGCCGGGACCGCGACGGCGGCCGGACCACCTGGGTCAGCATCATCATCCGCGCGGTGGACAACCTCGACGCGCTGCGGGCGCGGTCACCGCGGATTCCGCTGCAGGAGACCTCGGAGGTGGCGGCCCGGCGGCTCGCCGACCACCTCCGGGAGATGGGTTGGCACGCCACGATCGTCGACGCCACCGACGCACCGGCGCTGGACGGCAAGGAGACCTGGCGGGGGCTTCGCGACGAGTCCGGCCATCTGGCCGCCTACCGGATCACCGTCGACGATCGGCTGCCCGAGACCCTCGCCGACCTGTGGGACGGGTCCGCCGCAGAGGTGTGGACCGCGATCGAGTTCAGCGGCACCACAGCGCATCCCATGATCACAGCCGGGTGTGCGTTGCGGTCGGAGAAGAAACCGGAGGCGGCCGGGCCGTTGCCCGCGCTGACCCCGCAGCGGGGTCTGCACCGGCCCGCGCTGGAGGCGCTCGCCCCGACGTCGGGCCGCCGGCTCCCCGGGGAGCCGGTGCCGCTGCCCGACGGTCTGCTGGACAGCCTGTTCTGGCCGGTCCGCGGTGTGCGGAGCACCGCCCGGCAGCGCAGGACGGCCCGGCAGGTCGAAACCGAATCGGTCGACACGGCGCCGGTCAGCCGAACATGA
- a CDS encoding WXG100 family type VII secretion target, which produces MSQIMYNYPAMLAHVAEMNSYAGALHAVGADIASEQAALAGAWQGDTGTTYQAWQTQWNTALEELVRAYRAMASTHEMNTMSMNARDKAEGAKWGGM; this is translated from the coding sequence ATGTCGCAGATCATGTACAACTACCCGGCGATGCTCGCGCACGTCGCCGAGATGAACAGCTACGCCGGCGCACTGCACGCGGTGGGCGCCGACATCGCCAGTGAGCAGGCCGCGCTGGCCGGCGCCTGGCAGGGCGACACCGGCACCACCTACCAGGCCTGGCAGACCCAGTGGAACACCGCCCTGGAGGAACTGGTGCGGGCCTACCGTGCGATGGCCAGCACCCACGAGATGAACACCATGTCCATGAACGCGCGCGACAAGGCCGAGGGCGCGAAGTGGGGCGGCATGTGA
- a CDS encoding bifunctional phosphatase PAP2/diacylglycerol kinase family protein: MYDGPLRRRQSPLGRIGEGLGTLDREVFEAIAESPTPLLDTVMPPLTRAADHSTLWLAIAAAMASVGGPSARRAAVRGVAGLAVTSLVTNQVAKRIWKRSRPDYAIVPLIRRPRRMPTSHSLPSGHSASAAAFAVGVGLESPPLGFGLALLAGLVGLSRVVTGAHYPGDVLAGFGIGAGIAVLGGRAVPPVAPTRLPTADPLRLETRPRPDGAGVVLVINPESGDGSGAETVDEVRAALPAAEIVELDPNSADDLVGTLRKAADRAEVLAVGGGDGTVACAAGIALEAGLPLAVFPCGTFNHFAKDIGCDTVDRTVEAIRTGSAGYVDLVCLNEDQMVINTASIGAYPDFVRRRERLERRIGKPLATVYAMAQTLRRDRSVRIRYDNKTLQTSLFFLGNSVYLPSGFAPTRRARIDDGLIDVRMLETGRPFARLRIVGALLLGRLDRSPLYHEMRVPQFSFSTVDGPTVLAHDGEVGTEVDSATFRVRYRALPVFGPLP; the protein is encoded by the coding sequence ATGTATGACGGGCCGCTGCGTCGGCGGCAATCCCCCCTGGGCCGGATCGGCGAGGGTCTGGGCACCCTGGACCGGGAGGTGTTCGAGGCGATCGCCGAATCCCCGACCCCGCTGCTCGACACCGTGATGCCGCCGTTGACCCGGGCGGCCGACCACTCCACGTTGTGGTTGGCCATCGCCGCGGCGATGGCGTCGGTCGGTGGACCGTCGGCGCGCCGGGCGGCGGTGCGCGGAGTCGCCGGCCTGGCCGTCACCAGTCTGGTGACCAACCAAGTGGCGAAACGGATCTGGAAACGGTCCCGCCCGGACTACGCGATCGTGCCGTTGATCCGGCGGCCGCGCCGGATGCCGACCAGCCATTCCCTGCCCTCCGGGCATTCGGCCAGTGCGGCGGCATTCGCCGTCGGTGTCGGCCTGGAGAGCCCGCCACTGGGTTTCGGGCTGGCCCTGCTGGCCGGGCTGGTCGGGCTGTCGCGGGTGGTCACCGGGGCGCACTATCCAGGTGACGTGCTGGCCGGTTTCGGGATCGGGGCCGGGATCGCGGTGCTGGGTGGCCGGGCGGTGCCGCCGGTGGCGCCGACGCGGCTGCCCACCGCCGATCCGCTGCGGCTGGAGACGCGGCCGCGTCCGGACGGTGCGGGTGTCGTCCTGGTCATCAACCCGGAGTCCGGCGACGGCTCGGGTGCGGAGACGGTCGATGAGGTGCGGGCCGCCCTGCCGGCCGCCGAGATCGTCGAACTCGACCCGAACAGCGCCGATGATCTGGTCGGCACGCTGCGCAAGGCGGCGGACCGGGCCGAGGTGCTCGCCGTCGGAGGTGGTGACGGCACCGTGGCCTGCGCGGCCGGCATCGCGCTCGAGGCGGGGTTGCCGCTGGCGGTGTTCCCGTGCGGCACGTTCAACCACTTCGCCAAGGACATCGGTTGCGACACCGTGGACCGCACCGTCGAGGCCATCCGGACCGGCAGCGCCGGCTACGTGGATCTGGTGTGTCTCAACGAGGATCAGATGGTCATCAACACCGCCAGCATCGGCGCCTATCCGGATTTCGTCCGGCGCCGCGAACGGCTCGAGCGGCGCATCGGCAAGCCGCTGGCCACGGTGTACGCCATGGCGCAGACGTTGCGGCGGGATCGCTCGGTCCGGATCCGGTACGACAACAAGACATTACAGACGTCGCTGTTCTTCCTGGGGAACTCGGTGTACCTGCCGTCGGGATTCGCGCCCACCCGGCGGGCCCGGATCGACGATGGGCTGATCGACGTGCGGATGCTGGAGACCGGCCGCCCGTTCGCCCGGCTGCGCATCGTCGGGGCGCTGTTGCTCGGCCGTCTGGACCGCAGCCCGCTCTACCACGAGATGCGGGTGCCGCAGTTCTCGTTCAGCACCGTCGACGGCCCCACGGTGCTGGCCCACGACGGCGAGGTCGGAACCGAGGTCGACTCCGCGACCTTCAGGGTGCGCTATCGGGCCCTGCCGGTGTTCGGGCCCCTCCCGTGA
- a CDS encoding L,D-transpeptidase family protein, with amino-acid sequence MRRLLMLVGVAVLTLATPPAAQAGFTPWFARSVGSATQVISVVGVGGSDAKMDVWQRTRRGWEPVGAGIPAKIGAKGMSADHFDGSMMTPMGIYTLDFAFGTQPNPGGGLPYVQVGPDHWWDGDMKSPTYNTMQVCKKEQCPFSTALSNGTENLNIPQYAHAVVMGVNKARIPGKGGAFFVHTTDGGPTAGCVAIDDATLVSIIRWLRPGAMIALTEK; translated from the coding sequence GTGCGCCGACTCCTGATGCTGGTGGGTGTCGCTGTCCTCACGCTGGCCACCCCGCCGGCCGCACAGGCCGGCTTCACCCCGTGGTTCGCCCGGTCGGTCGGGTCGGCCACCCAGGTGATCTCCGTGGTCGGCGTCGGTGGCTCGGACGCCAAAATGGATGTCTGGCAACGCACCCGACGCGGGTGGGAACCGGTCGGTGCCGGAATACCGGCCAAGATCGGGGCGAAGGGGATGTCGGCCGATCACTTCGACGGCTCGATGATGACCCCGATGGGCATCTACACCCTCGACTTCGCGTTCGGCACCCAGCCCAATCCGGGCGGCGGGCTGCCGTACGTCCAGGTCGGTCCCGACCACTGGTGGGACGGCGACATGAAAAGCCCCACCTACAACACCATGCAGGTGTGCAAGAAGGAGCAGTGCCCGTTCAGCACCGCGTTGTCCAACGGGACGGAGAACCTCAACATCCCGCAGTACGCGCACGCCGTGGTGATGGGCGTCAACAAGGCCCGTATCCCGGGTAAGGGTGGCGCGTTCTTCGTGCACACCACCGACGGCGGACCGACCGCCGGCTGTGTGGCGATCGACGACGCCACCCTGGTGTCGATCATCCGGTGGCTGCGGCCCGGCGCGATGATCGCGTTGACCGAGAAATAG